A genomic segment from Drosophila miranda strain MSH22 chromosome 3, D.miranda_PacBio2.1, whole genome shotgun sequence encodes:
- the LOC108158106 gene encoding mesoderm induction early response protein 1 codes for MECGKSSEHSSHSASEASADSGSLLNSDLTMAGLELTLTPTKRERRKSPGTSSDNTSTSVQAPMSPTSSLADTTFEPTIDMMVNDFDDEATLNEEEALANLEAHNPDDEIATLREESEMPIEELLAKYSMAPSPAASSSKRSSGGSRRRRATKRQYQELDTETAHASTSCAAAAQQDKVDDFLEQPQDPGVDPSEENTSCSSQRNKSPMETDEPQAILPPDVAKKQHRSHLLDLYPDESFGASSPLIGPLEELERFTPLQELFEEVEADDDEESDNESDDARKIIMVGVDYQADIPDGLSQYGDILPYENEDLLIWEPSQVSEREVEEYLAKIQETRALPPLEEGVEVVATDEQPVALPAPLAPPRVLPAPNVASDGESLSVVKDNEQALHLLVQCGYDFNEALRRKRLNVLPLSDTMSSWSEEECLKFEEGIHKYGKDFYQIRQNQVRTRTMRELVQFYYLWKKSERRDQSFALNDTIDHMDAFLNEAGTGNGNGNGNGSGNGNSNGSCSPHSSNGHSNGEHALDKDSSTTCPRKPSTKSYSIMTGGQPASGAAGTASSKRGTPAPMTLEDEEDNENEENQVTI; via the exons ATGGAGTGTGGCAAATCGTCAGAACATTCGTCACATAGTGCCTCCGAGGCATCGGCGGACTCTGGGAGCTTGCTAAACAGCGATCTCACAATGGCGGGACTCGAACTTACACTAACGCCCACAAAGCGGGAACGACGCAAATCGCCAGGTACCAGCTCTGATAACACAAGCACCAGCGTACAGGCTCCAATGTCGCCGACGTCCTCGCTGGCGGACACAACGTTCGAGCCCACCATTGACATGATGGTGAATGACTTTGACGATGAGGCCACATTGAACGAGGAAGAGGCGCTGGCCAATTTGGAGGCACACAATCCGGATGACGAGATTGCCACGCTCAGGGAGGAGAGCGAAATGCCCATTGAGGAGCTGCTGGCCAAATACAGTATGGCACCCTCGCCCGCTGCCAGCAGCTCGAAGCGATCGAGCGGCGGCTCAAGGCGGCGACGAGCCACCAAGCGGCAGTACCAGGAGCTAGACACAGAAACTGCCCACGCATCCACATCCTGCGCCGCTGCAGCACAGCAGGACAAAGTCGATGATTTCCTTGAGCAGCCACAGGACCCAGGTGTTGACCCTTCGGAAGAGAACACATCGTGTAGCTCTCAGCGAAATAAGAGCCCCATGGAGACAGATGAACCGCAGGCTATTTTACCGCCCGATGTCGCAAAAAAACAGCATCGCTCTCATTTACTGGATTTGTATCCAGATGAGTCCTTTGGAGCAAGTTCGCCCCTAATCGGACCCCTGGAAGAACTCGAAAGAT TCACGCCGCTTCAGGAGCTCTTCGAAGAAGTTGAAGCTGACGACGACGAAGAGTCGGATAACGAATCTGATGACGCGAGGAAGATTATCATGGTTGGAGTGGACTACCAAGCTGATATTCCCGATGGTCTCTCACAGTATGGAGATATATTGCCGTACGAGAATGAAGATCTGTTAATATGGGAGCCGAGTCAAGTCTCAGAGCGGGAAGTGGAGGAATATCTGGCAAAGATCCAAGAGACCCGAGCCTTGCCACCGCTAGAAGAGGGAGTGGAAGTTGTGGCAACCGACGAGCAGCCCGTAGCTTTACCCGCCCCGTTAGCTCCGCCAAGAGTTCTGCCAGCGCCAAATGTTGCCAGTGACGGCGAGTCTCTGTCCGTGGTAAAGGACAACGAGCAGGCCCTGCATTTACTGGTCCAGTGTGGCTATGACTTCAATGAGGCCCTGCGGCGCAAACGATTGAATGTGCTGCCCCTGAGCGACACCATGAGCAGCTGGTCGGAGGAAGAGTGCCTTAAGTTTGAGGAGGGCATACATAAGTACGGCAAGGACTTTTATCAGATACGCCAGAACCAG GTGCGCACAAGAACCATGCGCGAACTGGTCCAGTTTTATTACCTGTGGAAGAAGAGCGAGCGCCGGGACCAGAGCTTTGCCCTGAATGATACCATCGATCACATGGATGCATTCCTTAACGAAGCGGGTACTGGCAACGGAaacggcaatggcaatggaagcGGGAACGGGAACAGCAACGGCAGCTGCTCCCCACACAGCAGCAACGGGCACAGCAATGGGGAGCACGCACTGGATAAAGATAGCTCTACCACTTGCCCCCGAAAGCCCTCGACGAAGAGCTACTCCATTATGACTGGTGGCCAGCCGGCGAGCGGTGCTGCTGGTACTGCAAGTAGCAAACGTGGAACGCCCGCACCCATGACCCTGGAAGACGAAGAAGATAATGAGAACGAAGAAAACCAGGTTACCATCTAA
- the LOC117188335 gene encoding DNA replication licensing factor MCM4, whose protein sequence is MSSPARSPSVGSGTPKQGAGARTPTRGIATQDVETPMRMGPGRAARPSDNISLPPTSPGNISLPATSPARGLGLNMSEIDLSSPLNYGTPSSMGSIRTPRSGIRGTPLRARPDIRTDKRIRQVTIGGGSGLEPIPEKGSETTDPVSESSQAPQLVVWGTNVVVSQCKSKFKSFIMRFIDPTAEQDEISENIDVNQPLYLQKLEEIHTLEEPYLNLNSAHLKTFDQDLYRQLICYPQEVIPGFDMAINEMFFERYPAALLEHQIQVRPFNADKTRNMRSLNPEDMDQLISICGMVIRSSNIIPEMREAFFSCNICSFSTTVEVDRGRISQPTLCTNCNTNHCFRLIHNRSEFTDKQLIKLQESPDDMAAGQTPHNVLLYAHNDLVDKVQPGDRVTVTGIYRATPLKGSGQQVKSVYKTHVDVVHFRKVDNKRLYEEEEGKDHIFPPERIELLQLLAKKPDIYDRLARAIAPSIYENDDIKKGVLLQLFGGTKKKHSTLGRQNFRSEIHLLLCGDPGTSKSQMLQYVYNLVPRSQYTSGRGSSAVGLTAYVTKDPETRQLVLQTGALVLADNGVCCIDEFDKMNDSTRSVLHEVMEQQTLSIAKAGIICQLNARTSILAAANPAESQWNKRKNIIDNVQLPHTLLSRFDLIFLVLDPQDEIFDKRLASHLVSLYYVTRHEEEDTMFDMSVLRDYIAYAREHLSPTLSDEAQQRLIQAYVDMRKVGAGRGQISAYPRQLESLIRLSEAHAKVRLSNEVELLDVEEAWRLHREALKQSATDPLSGKIDVGILTTGLSTAARKKRADLVATIKENLKKKGKVPTVPYQKLFKEIKEGSQILITREQFEDALKEVQDEGAIVVMGKNTIRIC, encoded by the exons ATGTCAAGTCCCGCTCGATCTCCCAGTGTCGGATCTGGTACCCCAAAGCAAGGAGCGGGAGCTCGTACACCAACCAGAG GCATCGCAACGCAGGATGTGGAGACGCCCATGCGAATGGGTCCTGGCCGTGCGGCCAGGCCATCGGACAATATTAGTTTGCCACCCACATCGCCAGGAAATATAAGCTTGCCTGCAACGAGTCCGGCGCGGGGTCTCGGACTCAACATGAGTGAGATCGATCTGAGTTCACCTCTCAACTATGGCACGCCCAGCTCCATGGGCTCCATTCGTACGCCCCGTTCGGGCATTCGCGGTACTCCGCTGCGTGCACGTCCTGATATTCGGACAGACAAGCGAATTCGTCAAGTGACCATTGGTGGCGGCTCTGGT CTGGAACCAATTCCCGAAAAGGGCTCTGAGACTACAGATCCTGTTTCTGAGTCTTCGCAAGCTCCCCAGCTAGTGGTCTGGGGCACCAATGTAGTTGTTAGCCAGTGCAAGTCCAAGTTCAAGTCGTTCATTATGCGCTTTATTGATCCGACCGCTGAGCAGGATGAAATCTCTGAGAACATAGATGTCAATCAACCTCTGTATCTGCAAAAGCTCGAGGAGATTCACACATTGGAGGAGCCGTATCTGAATCTGAACAGTGCCCATCTGAAGACCTTTGATCAGGACTTGTACCGCCAGTTGATCTGCTATCCTCAGGAGGTGATTCCCGGCTTCGACATGGCCATTAATGAGATGTTCTTCGAACGATATCCGGCCGCTTTGCTGGAGCACCAGATACAGGTGCGTCCCTTCAACGCCGACAAGACGCGCAATATGCGCTCCCTCAATCCCGAGGACATGGATCAACTGATCAGTATTTGCGGCATGGTAATCCGCTCCTCGAACATCATACCGGAAATGCGCGAAGCCTTCTTCAGCTGCAACATCTGCTCCTTCAGCACCACCGTCGAGGTGGATCGAGGTCGCATTTCGCAACCAACGTTGTGCACCAACTGCAACACCAATCACTGCTTCCGTCTCATCCATAACCGATCAGAGTTCACGGACAAGCAGCTCATCAAGCTGCAGGAATCGCCCGACGACATGGCCGCCGGCCAGACGCCCCACAACGTGCTTCTCTATGCCCACAACGATCTCGTCGACAAGGTTCAGCCCGGCGATCGTGTCACAGTAACAGGCATCTATCGGGCCACGCCCCTTAAAGGCAGTGGCCAGCAAGTGAAAAGCGTGTACAAGACCCACGTCGATGTTGTGCATTTCCGTAAAGTAGATAATAAGCGTCTGTACGAGGAGGAAGAGGG GAAAGATCACATTTTCCCTCCTGAGCGTATtgagctgctgcagctgttggCCAAGAAACCGGATATTTACGATCGCCTGGCCAGGGCCATCGCCCCTTCCATTTATGAGAATGACGACATCAAGAAGGGAGTCCTCCTGCAGCTGTTTGGTGGAACCAAGAAGAAACACTCGACCCTGGGACGCCAGAACTTTAGATCGGAAATCCACTTGCTGCTTTGCGGTGATCCAGGCACATCAAAGTCTCAAATGCTTCAATACGTCTACAACCTAGTGCCGCGGTCGCAGTATACCTCCGGACGGGGTTCGTCGGCCGTCGGCTTAACCGCCTATGTGACCAAGGATCCAGAGACACGCCAGCTGGTCCTGCAGAC GGGCGCTCTGGTACTGGCCGACAACGGTGTCTGTTGCATTGATGAGTTCGACAAAATGAACGATTCGACCCGCAGCGTTCTCCACGAGGTAATGGAGCAGCAGACGCTGAGCATTGCCAAGGCAGGAATCATATGCCAGCTGAATGCACGCACCTCCATACTTGCAGCTGCCAATCCCGCCGAGTCGCAGTGGAACAAGCGCAAGAACATCATCGACAACGTACAGTTGCCACACACCCTACTCTCGCGGTTCGATTTGATTTTCTTGGTTCTGGACCCACAGGATGAGATATTCGACAAGCGTTTGGCCAGTCATTTGGTATCGCTCTACTATGTGACCAGGCATGAGGAAGAGGATACCATGTTT GATATGAGTGTGCTGCGCGATTACATTGCCTATGCCCGCGAACATTTGTCCCCCACACTGTCGGACGAGGCCCAGCAGCGCCTGATCCAGGCCTACGTAGATATGCGCAAGGTTGGCGCTGGACGTGGCCAGATCTCGGCCTATCCCCGTCAGTTGGAGAGCCTCATACGTTTGTCCGAAGCCCACGCCAAGGTGCGGCTCAGCAACGAGGTTGAGTTGTTGGACGTCGAGGAGGCCTGGCGACTCCATCGCGAGGCCTTAAAGCAATCTGCAACAGATCCTCTGTCAGGAAAAATCGACGTGGGCATATTGACCACTGGTCTCTCTACGGCGGCGCGCAAGAAGCGCGCAGATCTGGTGGCAACCATAAAGGAAAACTTGAAGAAGAAGGGCAAAGTGCCTACCGTTCCCTACCAAAAACTGTTCAAGGAGATCAAGGAGGGCTCCCAAATT TTAATCACGCGCGAACAGTTTGAGGATGCCCTGAAGGAAGTGCAGGATGAAGGCGCCATTGTTGTAATGGGCAAAAATACAATTCgcatttgttaa